The Ralstonia pseudosolanacearum genome includes the window GCGGCTTTCTGCTCGCCGGATTGAAGCTCGGCGAGGAGGGCGTCGGGGTTGGGGCGGGTTTCGTCCATGGGAGGTATTTTGGCTGAGCTTTGTCCCCAGCGAGTTTGGATCTTGGTGGTGGATCCCTGGTTTCGGCTCCTGCCGGGGCGGGGCTTGGTGGTCCATCTCTTGTTTCAGCCCCGGCAGGGGATGAAACAAGGGTTGCACCACCAGAACAAAGCCCAGCAGCCCCCCAAAAAGCACATCACTTCAACGCATCCAACCCCAAATTCAGCTCCAGCACATTCACCACCGGCTCCCCAACCACCCCAAGAATCGGCGCCCTAGTGTGCTCGGCCACAAGCTTCTTCACAGCCGACACCGGCAGCTGCCGCGCGCGAGCAACACGTTCGACCTGGTAAGCAGCAGCAGCCGGGCTGATATGCGGATCCAGCCCACTGGCCGAAGCCGTGACCAGGTCCGCCGGGATCGGCGCGGTATTGGTAGGGTCGGCTTCCTTGAGCGCCGCGATACGGGCCTTGGCCGCGTCCGTCAGGGCAGGGTTGCTCGGTCCGAGGTTGGAGCCGCTGGAAGCCGCGGCGTTATACGGGTTGGGCGAGGTAGCCGAGAGCCGTCCCCAGAAGTACCGCGGTTCGCTGAAGTTCTGACCGATCAGCGCCGAGCCGACCGCCTTGCCGTCGCGCTCGATGATGGAGCCGCCCGCCTGCGCGGGAAAGACCGCCTTGCCGATGCCGGTCACCACCACCGGATACAGCACGCCGGTGACGAGCGACAGGCCGACGAAGATGACCAGCGCCGCGCGCAGCAGGCTGCCCTGCTGCGGTGCCTCGGCGTGGGCGGGTTGTGTCGTGGTTGCCATGGTGTTCTCCTCAGACCCAGCCCATCGCGGCCAGGAACATGTCGATCAGCTTGATGCCGGGGAAGGGCAGCAGCAGGCCGCCCAGGCCGTAGATCCAGAGATTGCGGCGCAGCAGCGCGGCGGCGCCGAGCGGGCGGTACTTCACGCCCTTGAGCGCCAGCGGAATCAGGAACACGATGATCAGCGCGTTGAAGATCACCGCGCTCATCACGGCCGACGCGGGCGTGGCCAGGTGCATCACGTTGAGCGCGGCCAGTTGCGGATAGGTGGTCGCGAATGCGGCCGGGATGATGGCGAAATACTTGGCCACATCGTTGGCGATGGAGAACGTGGTGAGCGAGCCGCGCGTCATCAGCATCTGCTTGCCGATCTCCACGATCTGGATCAGCTTGGTCGGGCTGGAATCCAGGTCGACCATGTTGCCGGCCTCCTTGGCCGCCTGCGTGCCGCTGTTCATGGCGACCGCCACATCGGCCTGCGCGAGCGCGGGCGCGTCGTTGGT containing:
- the kdpC gene encoding potassium-transporting ATPase subunit KdpC — encoded protein: MATTTQPAHAEAPQQGSLLRAALVIFVGLSLVTGVLYPVVVTGIGKAVFPAQAGGSIIERDGKAVGSALIGQNFSEPRYFWGRLSATSPNPYNAAASSGSNLGPSNPALTDAAKARIAALKEADPTNTAPIPADLVTASASGLDPHISPAAAAYQVERVARARQLPVSAVKKLVAEHTRAPILGVVGEPVVNVLELNLGLDALK